One window of the Gammaproteobacteria bacterium genome contains the following:
- a CDS encoding BON domain-containing protein, with amino-acid sequence MNQLKYVSTFFLVILLAPMLGCTSTAKHEGAGEHTVKHESTGEYIDDTIITTKVKAAIFNEPSLKSAEINVETFKGVVQLSGFVHDKADINKAVEVARHVKGVKSVKNDLLHKH; translated from the coding sequence ATGAATCAACTTAAATATGTTTCTACTTTCTTCCTCGTCATTCTGCTGGCTCCTATGCTCGGATGCACCTCGACGGCAAAACATGAAGGAGCCGGAGAGCATACGGTAAAACATGAAAGCACCGGAGAGTATATTGACGACACCATCATTACCACCAAAGTGAAGGCGGCAATTTTCAATGAACCTTCCCTGAAATCGGCCGAGATCAACGTCGAAACCTTCAAAGGCGTGGTTCAGTTAAGTGGCTTCGTCCATGACAAGGCCGACATTAACAAAGCGGTCGAAGTTGCGCGCCATGTCAAGGGTGTGAAATCCGTTAAGAATGACTTACTGCATAAACACTAA
- a CDS encoding DUF3309 family protein, whose protein sequence is MSLGTILLVVLILMLLGAIPAWPHSRAWGYGPSGGLGLVLLIVLILFLLGMI, encoded by the coding sequence ATGTCATTAGGAACGATACTATTGGTAGTTTTGATTCTGATGTTGCTTGGTGCGATTCCAGCCTGGCCGCACAGCAGGGCATGGGGTTATGGCCCCAGTGGCGGTCTTGGATTGGTGTTATTGATAGTTTTGATTCTATTTCTGCTGGGCATGATATAG
- a CDS encoding catalase, translating into MKNKFLTTNQAVPVTDNQSSLTVGERGPVLLQGVHLIEKLAHFDRERIPERVVHARGAGAHGYFQVYKAMASHTRAKVFQDPAKQTPVFVRFSTVVGARWSAETVRDPRDFAVKFYTEEGNYDLVGNNLPAFFIRDAVKFPDMVHAFKPAPDTNIPTSSSANSRFWDFISLTPESTHMIVWLFSDRGTVKSFRKMEGFGVNTCKWVTAEGKAIYVKYHWKPAAGIETIDRGESTRLAGEDPDVATRDLHDTIASGATVEFELNIQTMEIADELKQGFDPLDATKTWPEDKFPLLLVGKIVLNRNPENYFSDVEQAAFSPAAIVPGIELSADKLLQGRVFSYTDTQRYRVGTNNLQLPINRPLAPVNNNQRDGAMQHEFHGGGTVNYDPNTPADGMPCEALLTGTPAVDHVADDIVRQKITLANDYTQAGERYRLFSKMEQDHLVDNISDSLGKAIKPIQQRMVDHFIKADPELGKRVAMGLKS; encoded by the coding sequence ATGAAAAATAAATTCCTTACAACGAATCAAGCCGTTCCTGTCACAGACAATCAGAGCTCACTGACTGTGGGTGAGCGCGGGCCCGTCCTGCTGCAAGGCGTACATCTGATTGAGAAGCTCGCGCACTTTGACCGTGAGCGCATCCCGGAGCGCGTGGTGCATGCCAGGGGCGCAGGTGCCCACGGCTACTTTCAGGTGTACAAAGCAATGGCGAGCCACACGCGCGCAAAAGTTTTTCAAGACCCGGCCAAGCAGACGCCTGTCTTTGTCCGCTTCTCCACGGTCGTGGGGGCGCGTTGGTCGGCAGAAACAGTGCGCGACCCCAGGGATTTTGCGGTGAAGTTCTACACCGAAGAAGGAAATTACGATCTGGTCGGCAACAATCTTCCCGCCTTCTTTATCCGCGACGCCGTCAAGTTCCCGGATATGGTACATGCGTTTAAACCCGCTCCCGACACGAACATCCCCACCAGCTCATCCGCGAACAGCCGTTTTTGGGATTTCATCTCACTGACTCCCGAATCCACCCACATGATCGTTTGGCTCTTTTCCGACCGAGGCACGGTCAAGAGTTTCAGGAAGATGGAGGGTTTCGGCGTCAACACCTGCAAGTGGGTAACCGCAGAAGGCAAGGCGATCTATGTCAAGTATCATTGGAAACCCGCCGCCGGGATTGAAACAATAGACCGCGGCGAATCGACCCGGCTTGCCGGGGAAGATCCGGATGTCGCCACCCGCGACCTGCATGACACGATTGCCTCCGGCGCAACGGTGGAGTTTGAGCTGAATATCCAGACGATGGAGATCGCCGACGAATTGAAACAGGGCTTCGATCCTCTGGATGCCACAAAAACCTGGCCTGAAGACAAATTTCCGCTGCTGCTGGTGGGTAAAATAGTGCTGAACCGCAATCCGGAAAATTATTTTTCCGATGTGGAGCAGGCCGCTTTCTCTCCAGCCGCTATCGTCCCCGGCATCGAGCTTTCAGCCGACAAGCTTCTGCAAGGCCGGGTGTTCTCGTACACCGATACTCAGCGCTATCGGGTGGGCACAAATAACCTGCAACTTCCCATCAATAGGCCTTTGGCGCCCGTCAACAATAACCAACGTGATGGGGCCATGCAGCATGAGTTCCATGGTGGCGGAACGGTAAACTACGATCCCAACACGCCGGCGGACGGGATGCCTTGTGAGGCGCTGCTGACAGGCACGCCAGCCGTTGATCACGTTGCGGATGACATCGTGCGCCAGAAGATCACCTTGGCCAATGACTACACCCAGGCAGGCGAACGCTATCGCTTATTCAGCAAGATGGAACAAGATCATTTGGTTGACAACATCTCCGACTCCTTAGGAAAGGCGATCAAGCCAATCCAGCAGCGCATGGTTGATCACTTTATCAAAGCCGACCCGGAGCTTGGCAAGCGCGTTGCCATGGGGTTGAAATCATAA
- a CDS encoding lmo0937 family membrane protein, translated as MLETLVVILVVLWLIGLVSSYTLGGLIHILLVIAIVVILVRVIQGRKPL; from the coding sequence ATGCTCGAGACACTGGTAGTAATCCTGGTTGTTCTGTGGTTAATTGGTTTGGTCTCCTCGTATACCCTGGGCGGACTCATTCACATTCTCTTGGTCATCGCGATCGTGGTGATTCTGGTGCGCGTCATTCAAGGTCGAAAGCCCCTGTAG
- a CDS encoding glycine zipper 2TM domain-containing protein — protein sequence METQVKKSPHALLWITGIAVILFSATGIAAIMGWIPDSFGTPGSNAAPEISMNTTKPAAPQVHAHTTPAQVANNTSSMKCAECGVVESVREIVRSGEASGLGAAGGAIVGGALGSQVGGGKGKTAATVVGAVGGAVAGNMIERQVKSTAGYEITILLENGSRRVITVADAPTWRPGDHVKVTNDVIQSNS from the coding sequence ATGGAAACGCAAGTGAAGAAATCGCCCCACGCGCTGCTGTGGATCACAGGCATCGCGGTGATCCTGTTCAGCGCCACCGGAATTGCAGCCATCATGGGCTGGATCCCGGACTCGTTCGGCACTCCCGGCAGCAACGCTGCACCCGAAATTTCAATGAACACCACTAAACCCGCTGCCCCGCAGGTGCATGCCCATACCACTCCGGCACAGGTGGCAAACAATACATCCTCCATGAAGTGCGCCGAATGCGGCGTGGTCGAGTCGGTGCGCGAGATTGTGCGTAGCGGTGAAGCCAGCGGACTGGGCGCAGCTGGTGGCGCTATTGTGGGCGGTGCGCTAGGTAGTCAGGTGGGTGGCGGTAAAGGTAAAACCGCAGCGACTGTAGTTGGTGCGGTAGGTGGCGCAGTCGCCGGCAACATGATCGAGAGACAGGTGAAATCGACTGCGGGTTATGAAATCACAATCCTGCTGGAGAATGGATCGCGCCGCGTGATTACCGTAGCTGACGCGCCGACGTGGCGCCCCGGCGATCACGTCAAGGTCACCAACGACGTGATCCAGTCGAATTCCTGA
- a CDS encoding glycine zipper 2TM domain-containing protein, producing the protein MKTIQGFTISAVAVAVLLGLGGCSGMSTQDKNTAIGAGVGAVGGAVLTGGSAVGTVGGAAVGGVIGSQVGD; encoded by the coding sequence ATGAAAACAATACAAGGATTTACAATCAGTGCGGTGGCCGTGGCAGTGCTGCTCGGCTTGGGTGGTTGTAGCGGGATGTCGACGCAGGACAAGAACACTGCCATCGGTGCCGGTGTCGGCGCTGTCGGTGGTGCTGTCCTTACCGGTGGCAGCGCAGTCGGAACGGTTGGCGGTGCTGCGGTCGGTGGCGTCATAGGCAGCCAGGTCGGCGACTAA
- a CDS encoding CsbD family protein gives MNWDIVEGNWKQFQGKVQTRWGKLTDDHLDVIAGKRVQLAGKLQEVYGITQDEAEKQIKRFEQFNKDLHNPIDPSLA, from the coding sequence ATGAATTGGGACATTGTTGAGGGCAACTGGAAGCAGTTCCAGGGCAAGGTGCAAACACGATGGGGCAAACTTACCGACGATCACCTCGATGTAATTGCCGGAAAGCGTGTTCAGTTGGCTGGCAAGCTTCAGGAAGTCTATGGCATCACTCAGGATGAGGCCGAGAAACAGATCAAGAGATTCGAACAGTTCAACAAAGACCTCCATAACCCGATTGACCCCAGCCTGGCCTGA
- a CDS encoding EAL domain-containing protein produces the protein MNDKVLLIGDDTADADLIKEALADARDGFFDFEWVRQLSDGLDRLSKGGIGVILLDLFLPDNQGIDTFDKLFLAAPHVPILILSGLDHEDIASQAVRQGAQDYILKNHLDSYWLPRALRYVIGRKAAEETLFAERERAQVTLNSIGDAVLSTDIEGNVTYLNLVAEKMTGWSREEASGRPLAEVFQIIDAETRKPVQDPMELAIRQNKTVSLSANCLLIARNGSESAIEDSAAPIHDRGGRVIGAVMVFHDASQARAMVLKMSHLAQHDLLTDLPNRLLLNDRLIQAIALAQRHGTQLAVLFLDLDRFKHINDSLGHAIGDYLLQSVAERLAACVRSSDTVSRQGGDEFVILLSKVEHAKDAARSAEKVLAALTAPYDIAQHDLHVTVSIGIGIYPDDGQDAETLLQSADTAMYHAKENGRDNYQFFTQDMNTRAVERQSLEGGLRRALERQEFVLHYQSKVNLETGAITGAEALIRWHHPDRGLVPPAQFVPIAEDCGLILPIGRWVLREVCRQARAWLDAGLRPVPVAVNISAVEFRARDFLESVRAALEDTRLEPRYLELELTESVLMQDAESTNAVLQALKAMGVQLTVDDFGTGYSSLSYLRRFPIDALKIDQSFVRDITSDPDDATIVSAVISMGKSLKQRVIAEGVETREQLAFLRSQGCDEGQGYYFSRPVVAEEFTRLLGTTVSETALNPPPPHRASIRRLRANP, from the coding sequence ATGAACGATAAGGTGCTTCTCATCGGGGACGATACCGCCGATGCCGACTTGATCAAGGAGGCGCTCGCTGACGCGCGAGATGGCTTCTTCGATTTTGAATGGGTTAGACAACTCTCCGATGGTCTTGATCGACTGAGCAAGGGAGGCATCGGGGTAATCTTGCTCGATCTGTTCCTGCCCGACAACCAGGGTATTGATACATTCGACAAGCTGTTCCTGGCCGCGCCCCACGTCCCAATCCTGATTCTCAGCGGACTGGATCATGAAGACATCGCCAGCCAAGCCGTAAGGCAGGGAGCACAAGATTATATTCTAAAGAACCACCTCGACAGCTACTGGTTGCCCCGGGCCTTACGTTACGTCATCGGGCGCAAGGCGGCGGAAGAGACGTTGTTCGCGGAAAGGGAGCGCGCCCAGGTCACACTCAACTCCATCGGTGACGCCGTACTCAGCACTGACATCGAGGGCAACGTCACCTACCTCAATCTGGTCGCGGAAAAAATGACCGGCTGGTCTCGCGAGGAAGCATCCGGTCGGCCCCTTGCTGAAGTGTTTCAAATCATCGACGCTGAGACACGCAAACCCGTGCAGGATCCCATGGAGCTGGCCATCCGGCAAAATAAAACCGTGAGCCTCAGCGCGAACTGCTTGCTGATCGCACGCAATGGATCTGAATCTGCCATCGAGGATTCCGCCGCCCCCATCCACGACCGGGGCGGGCGGGTTATCGGCGCCGTGATGGTTTTCCACGATGCGAGCCAGGCACGGGCGATGGTACTCAAGATGTCCCATTTGGCCCAACACGACTTGCTCACCGATTTGCCTAACCGGTTGCTGCTGAATGACCGGCTTATCCAGGCGATCGCGTTAGCCCAGCGTCATGGCACCCAGCTCGCGGTGTTGTTTCTGGATTTGGATCGCTTCAAACACATCAACGATTCCCTGGGTCATGCGATCGGCGACTACCTGCTGCAGTCGGTTGCAGAACGCCTGGCGGCGTGTGTACGCAGCTCGGACACCGTAAGCCGCCAGGGCGGGGATGAATTCGTGATACTGCTTTCAAAAGTCGAGCACGCCAAAGATGCGGCCCGCAGTGCGGAAAAGGTACTCGCTGCGCTAACAGCACCGTATGACATCGCTCAGCACGATCTCCATGTCACTGTGAGCATTGGTATCGGCATTTACCCCGATGACGGTCAGGATGCGGAAACCCTCCTCCAGAGCGCGGATACCGCCATGTACCACGCCAAGGAAAATGGGCGTGACAATTACCAGTTCTTCACGCAGGACATGAACACCCGCGCTGTCGAGCGGCAATCCCTGGAAGGCGGTCTGCGCCGAGCCCTGGAGCGGCAGGAGTTTGTGCTGCATTACCAATCGAAAGTAAATCTTGAAACAGGCGCGATTACCGGCGCCGAAGCGCTTATACGCTGGCATCATCCAGACCGGGGACTCGTCCCTCCTGCGCAGTTCGTGCCCATCGCCGAAGACTGTGGCCTTATTCTACCGATCGGCCGATGGGTTCTACGCGAAGTATGCAGGCAAGCCCGCGCCTGGCTGGATGCCGGCCTGCGACCGGTGCCCGTGGCGGTCAACATCTCCGCAGTAGAGTTCCGGGCCAGGGATTTTCTCGAAAGCGTGCGCGCGGCCCTGGAAGATACTCGCCTGGAGCCACGCTATCTCGAGCTCGAACTGACCGAAAGCGTCCTCATGCAGGATGCCGAGTCCACTAACGCCGTGCTCCAGGCCCTCAAGGCCATGGGAGTGCAGCTTACGGTCGATGACTTTGGCACCGGTTATTCCAGCTTAAGCTATCTGAGGCGGTTTCCAATCGACGCCCTGAAGATCGACCAGTCGTTCGTGCGCGACATCACCAGCGATCCAGACGATGCCACTATCGTCAGCGCAGTGATCAGTATGGGCAAGAGTCTCAAGCAACGGGTCATTGCGGAGGGCGTGGAAACACGAGAGCAGCTCGCATTCCTCCGGTCTCAGGGCTGTGACGAGGGACAAGGCTACTATTTCAGCCGTCCGGTGGTTGCCGAGGAGTTCACCAGGTTACTTGGAACCACTGTATCCGAAACGGCACTAAATCCCCCCCCCCCCCACCGCGCCTCGATCCGGAGGCTTCGCGCCAACCCGTAA
- a CDS encoding CsbD family protein, with protein MNWDQIEGSWKQIKGSVKERWGMLTDDQLDVIAGNRDQLVGKIQETYGISKDEVEKQISDWQKRQRDINRPA; from the coding sequence ATGAACTGGGATCAAATTGAAGGCAGCTGGAAGCAAATCAAGGGCAGCGTCAAGGAGCGCTGGGGCATGCTTACCGACGACCAGCTCGACGTGATCGCAGGAAACCGCGATCAGCTCGTCGGCAAGATACAGGAAACGTATGGTATCTCAAAAGACGAGGTCGAGAAGCAGATATCCGACTGGCAAAAACGCCAGCGCGACATCAATCGCCCCGCTTAA
- a CDS encoding glycine zipper 2TM domain-containing protein translates to MKLTKMPIVIATCLAAALAGGCANTNPRSETSQSYPTSTQSSGYGVIKSIETTRSSGNEIGMGTVIGGVVGGVLGSQVGGGSGKTAATVVGAVGGAVVGHEIEKSNQTRDAYHIRVRFDSGNYQTVTQDSINDLQVGDRVRVENNRVSRSYGNDYGYRYDAHGNRY, encoded by the coding sequence ATGAAACTGACAAAAATGCCAATAGTCATTGCAACGTGTCTGGCCGCCGCCCTTGCGGGTGGCTGCGCCAATACTAATCCCCGGAGCGAGACATCCCAATCATACCCCACCAGCACCCAGTCCAGCGGTTATGGGGTAATTAAATCTATAGAGACAACTCGGAGCAGTGGTAACGAGATTGGCATGGGCACCGTCATCGGCGGCGTCGTCGGCGGCGTGCTTGGCAGCCAAGTGGGTGGTGGTAGCGGTAAAACTGCGGCGACGGTGGTCGGCGCGGTGGGTGGCGCTGTGGTCGGGCACGAGATTGAAAAGAGTAATCAGACCCGGGATGCATACCACATACGAGTCAGATTCGATAGCGGGAATTATCAAACTGTGACGCAGGACAGCATAAACGACTTGCAGGTCGGGGATCGCGTTCGTGTCGAGAACAACCGCGTGTCACGCTCTTACGGGAATGACTACGGCTACCGTTACGATGCGCACGGTAATCGCTACTAG
- a CDS encoding BON domain-containing protein: protein MKQLKYMSAFILALMLATAVGCVSTAKHEGTAEYIDDTVITTKVKAAVFNEPSLKSAEINVETFKGVVQLSGFVHDSADISKAAEVARQVKGVVSVKNDLRRK from the coding sequence ATGAAACAACTTAAATACATGTCTGCTTTTATCCTTGCCCTTATGCTGGCCACTGCCGTGGGTTGTGTTTCCACTGCGAAACATGAGGGCACTGCAGAGTATATTGACGATACCGTCATTACCACCAAAGTGAAGGCAGCAGTTTTCAATGAACCTTCACTGAAGTCGGCCGAGATCAACGTTGAAACCTTCAAGGGTGTAGTTCAGTTAAGTGGCTTCGTCCATGACAGTGCCGACATTAGCAAGGCGGCCGAGGTTGCGCGCCAGGTCAAGGGTGTGGTATCTGTCAAAAATGACCTCCGACGCAAGTAA
- a CDS encoding Crp/Fnr family transcriptional regulator produces the protein MSTISQSPNQNHIIAALPTAEFERLAPHLELVAMPLGEVLYESGGKLSHVYFPATAIVSLQYIMESGASAEIAGVGNEGILGISLFMGGETTPSRAVVQTAGYGYRLKAQLMMQEFNRAGLMLGLLLRYTQALITQMAQTAVCNRHHSVEQQLCRWLLLTLDRLPSNELTITQELIAGMLGVRREGVTEAVGKLQHAGFIGHRRGHITILDRSGLETHVCECYSVVKREFHRLLCDVQNRQDI, from the coding sequence ATGTCGACCATCTCGCAGAGCCCCAACCAAAATCATATTATCGCCGCGCTGCCCACGGCCGAATTCGAGCGACTGGCCCCCCATCTGGAACTGGTCGCGATGCCGCTCGGCGAGGTCCTCTACGAATCCGGAGGCAAGTTGTCGCACGTCTATTTTCCCGCGACCGCCATCGTGTCTCTGCAGTACATCATGGAGAGTGGGGCATCAGCCGAAATCGCAGGGGTAGGTAATGAGGGCATACTCGGCATTTCGCTTTTCATGGGGGGCGAAACCACGCCCAGCCGGGCTGTTGTGCAGACTGCGGGCTACGGCTACCGGCTGAAGGCGCAGTTGATGATGCAGGAATTCAATCGCGCCGGGCTGATGCTGGGCTTGTTGTTGCGGTACACCCAGGCGCTGATTACACAGATGGCACAGACTGCAGTGTGCAACCGGCACCATTCGGTGGAGCAGCAACTGTGCCGCTGGCTGTTGTTAACCCTCGATCGATTGCCCTCGAATGAGCTGACCATCACGCAGGAATTGATTGCCGGCATGCTCGGCGTGCGCCGTGAAGGCGTCACGGAGGCTGTTGGTAAATTACAGCACGCTGGTTTTATTGGTCATCGCCGCGGCCATATCACAATACTTGACCGCTCGGGACTTGAAACCCACGTTTGCGAGTGCTACAGCGTGGTCAAGAGAGAATTCCATCGCTTGCTCTGCGATGTACAAAACCGCCAGGACATTTAA
- a CDS encoding ATP-binding protein has translation MFGKNRDSTLPDSDAGTVEVQRQQALLKTGALQNAILNSANFSIIATDEKGIIQLFNIGAERMLGYMAAEVVNKINPSDIHDPHEVKARAQALSHELATTITPGFEALAFKASRGIEDSYDLTYICKDGSRFPAIVSITALRDDYNEIIGYLLIGADNSVRKQVEAELKNAMAVAEKANLAKSDFLSSMSHELRSPLNAILGFAQLMESGSPPPTPTQKASIDQILKAGWYLLELINEILDLALIESGKLSLSLEPMSLADVMLECQAMIEPQAKKSGIRMSFPKLEIAYFVKADRTRVKQVLINLISNAIKYNRAGGAVEVTCSASSSERIRISVQDTGEGLSPEKRAQLFQPFNRLGQEASAEEGTGIGLVVSKRLVELMGGEIGAESTVGVGSVFWIELNLAAEPQHAAGAAEPLAPIQAHVRHGAPLRTLLYVEDNQANLTLVEQLIARRPDIRLLAAGDGTRGIALARTYQPEAILMDINLPGISGIQALKILRADPATAHIPIVALSANAMPRDIKKGLEAGFFRYLTKPIKVDEFMEALDVALEFAETGLVNAHETGKIR, from the coding sequence ATGTTCGGAAAAAACCGCGATTCAACCCTGCCAGACAGCGACGCCGGTACAGTGGAGGTTCAACGTCAGCAGGCGCTGCTCAAAACGGGGGCGTTACAGAACGCGATTCTCAACAGCGCCAACTTCTCGATTATTGCCACCGACGAGAAAGGCATCATTCAATTATTCAATATCGGCGCCGAGCGCATGCTGGGCTATATGGCCGCCGAAGTCGTGAACAAGATCAACCCCAGCGACATTCATGATCCGCACGAGGTCAAGGCGCGCGCTCAAGCCTTGAGCCACGAGCTTGCCACCACGATTACGCCGGGCTTCGAGGCATTGGCCTTCAAGGCTTCGCGCGGGATCGAAGACAGCTATGATTTGACCTATATCTGCAAGGATGGCAGCCGCTTTCCGGCGATCGTGTCGATCACGGCGCTACGCGATGATTATAATGAAATTATCGGCTACCTGTTGATTGGCGCCGATAATTCCGTGCGCAAGCAGGTGGAAGCAGAGCTGAAAAACGCCATGGCCGTAGCGGAAAAAGCCAACCTCGCGAAATCGGATTTCCTTTCCAGCATGAGTCATGAGCTGCGTTCCCCGCTCAATGCGATTCTCGGTTTCGCCCAATTGATGGAGTCCGGCTCGCCGCCGCCAACGCCCACCCAAAAGGCCAGCATCGACCAGATTCTCAAGGCGGGATGGTATCTGCTGGAGCTGATTAACGAGATCCTCGATCTCGCGCTGATCGAGTCCGGCAAACTGTCACTGTCGCTGGAACCCATGTCGCTGGCCGACGTCATGCTCGAATGTCAGGCCATGATCGAACCGCAGGCGAAAAAAAGCGGCATCCGCATGAGTTTCCCCAAGCTCGAAATCGCTTATTTTGTTAAGGCCGACCGAACCCGGGTGAAGCAGGTGCTTATCAATCTGATCTCCAACGCGATCAAATACAACCGCGCGGGCGGGGCGGTCGAAGTGACGTGCAGCGCGAGCAGCTCGGAACGCATACGCATCAGTGTGCAGGATACCGGCGAAGGATTGTCACCCGAAAAACGCGCACAACTGTTCCAGCCGTTCAATCGTCTCGGACAAGAGGCCAGCGCCGAGGAGGGCACCGGCATCGGCCTGGTGGTGAGCAAGCGGCTGGTCGAGTTGATGGGGGGCGAAATCGGCGCGGAAAGCACCGTCGGGGTAGGCAGTGTATTCTGGATCGAACTGAACCTGGCGGCTGAACCACAACATGCCGCCGGCGCAGCCGAACCGCTTGCACCGATTCAAGCGCATGTTCGCCATGGCGCGCCGCTGCGTACCCTGCTGTATGTAGAAGACAACCAGGCCAACCTGACTCTGGTAGAGCAACTCATCGCGCGCCGTCCAGATATACGTTTGCTGGCTGCGGGGGATGGCACGCGTGGCATTGCGCTGGCGCGCACCTATCAGCCGGAGGCGATTCTGATGGACATCAATCTGCCCGGCATCAGCGGTATCCAGGCGCTGAAAATCCTGCGCGCAGACCCGGCCACGGCGCACATCCCCATCGTGGCCCTCAGTGCCAATGCCATGCCGCGCGATATCAAGAAAGGCCTGGAGGCAGGATTCTTCCGCTATCTCACCAAGCCTATCAAGGTCGACGAGTTCATGGAGGCACTGGACGTGGCGCTGGAATTTGCGGAAACGGGATTGGTCAACGCACATGAAACCGGAAAAATACGATGA
- a CDS encoding response regulator, with the protein MISEQEILNASILIVDDQEANIRLLEQMLSGAGYTCVASTMNPREVCGLHRKNRYDLILLDLQMPGMDGFQVLAGLKEIETDGYLPVLVITAQPGHKLQALTAGAKDFVSKPFDLVEVQTRIHNMLEVRLLYRKLENHNKALEQAVLERTAELRESEARFRRLTELSSDWYWEQDENGHFTKIFGPVLEMLGIRVDDALGNAREDRGARWNEDERKILEANLAARRPFLDFVYSRISSDGSQQYLMVSGEPMYDTLGNFTGYRGIGKDVTESMHPDTDGVPRGTAA; encoded by the coding sequence ATGATTAGCGAACAGGAAATTCTTAACGCCAGCATTCTGATTGTGGACGATCAGGAAGCTAATATCAGATTGCTTGAGCAAATGCTGTCTGGCGCCGGCTATACTTGCGTTGCATCTACAATGAATCCGCGTGAGGTTTGCGGGCTGCATCGCAAAAACCGCTACGACCTGATTTTGCTCGATCTGCAGATGCCCGGCATGGATGGTTTCCAGGTGCTGGCAGGCCTGAAGGAAATCGAAACGGACGGTTACCTTCCGGTGCTTGTGATCACCGCCCAACCAGGCCACAAGCTGCAGGCGCTCACCGCCGGTGCGAAGGATTTTGTCAGCAAACCGTTTGATCTGGTTGAAGTACAGACGCGTATCCATAACATGCTGGAAGTGCGGCTGTTGTACAGGAAACTCGAGAATCATAACAAGGCGCTGGAACAGGCAGTGCTGGAACGCACCGCCGAACTGCGGGAAAGCGAAGCGCGCTTTCGCCGCCTGACCGAGTTGTCGTCCGACTGGTATTGGGAGCAGGACGAAAACGGGCATTTCACCAAGATTTTCGGCCCGGTGCTTGAAATGCTCGGCATCCGCGTCGACGACGCACTGGGCAACGCAAGGGAAGATCGAGGCGCACGCTGGAATGAAGATGAGCGAAAAATACTGGAAGCGAACCTGGCCGCCAGACGGCCCTTCCTGGATTTCGTCTACAGCCGAATCAGCTCCGACGGCTCGCAGCAATATTTGATGGTGAGCGGGGAACCGATGTACGACACGCTTGGCAACTTTACCGGCTACCGCGGGATCGGAAAGGACGTTACCGAAAGTATGCACCCCGACACCGATGGTGTTCCTCGAGGCACCGCTGCCTGA
- a CDS encoding OmpA family protein produces MHPNFPKTALTVALLGVLSLAGCATYTGQTTAPDDPNRTRTGALIGAGLGAVAGLLSGDDATERRQHALIGAGVGALAGGAIGVYQDRQEAELRQRMAGTGVEVVRQGDNITLNMPGAITFDFDRSDIKPEFRPVLDNVARTLTEFNQTIVEVAGHTDSVGSDAYNQSLSERRANAVAGFLGSRGVMHQRMIVVGAGESRPIASNNTEAGRAQNRRVEITLVPVRQ; encoded by the coding sequence ATGCATCCGAACTTCCCGAAGACCGCACTCACTGTTGCGCTACTGGGAGTGCTGTCGCTCGCCGGTTGCGCCACTTACACCGGCCAGACCACCGCACCCGACGACCCTAACCGGACACGCACCGGTGCGCTGATCGGCGCCGGTCTCGGCGCGGTCGCTGGCCTGTTGAGCGGCGACGATGCCACCGAGCGCCGTCAGCACGCACTCATCGGCGCGGGTGTCGGCGCACTTGCTGGCGGCGCCATCGGCGTCTATCAGGATCGCCAGGAAGCTGAGCTACGCCAGCGCATGGCCGGCACTGGCGTCGAGGTCGTGCGCCAGGGCGACAACATCACCCTGAACATGCCGGGCGCCATCACCTTCGACTTCGACCGCTCCGACATCAAGCCGGAGTTCCGGCCGGTACTCGACAACGTTGCCCGCACCCTTACCGAATTCAACCAGACCATCGTCGAGGTCGCCGGCCACACAGACAGCGTTGGCTCGGATGCCTACAACCAGTCCCTGTCCGAGCGCCGCGCTAATGCAGTGGCGGGCTTCCTCGGTTCGCGCGGCGTCATGCATCAGCGCATGATTGTCGTCGGTGCCGGTGAGAGTCGCCCGATAGCCAGCAATAACACAGAGGCCGGCCGCGCGCAGAACCGCCGCGTCGAGATCACCCTGGTGCCAGTGCGTCAATAA